A portion of the Candidatus Abyssobacteria bacterium SURF_5 genome contains these proteins:
- a CDS encoding bifunctional (p)ppGpp synthetase/guanosine-3',5'-bis(diphosphate) 3'-pyrophosphohydrolase: MNELAAILKDSKKFSRRNDLKLIERAYTYAAKAHEGQMRLSGDPFMSHCIKVAETLTSLRLDSTTIAAGLLHDVLEDTPHTKEELEEEFGEEVARLVEGVTHIGRIKFKSSEEHQAENIRKMLIAMAKDVRIILIKLADRLHNMQTLKYLPKDKIQSISTETLQIYAPLAHRLGIAKIRSELEDLSLHYLQPETYYELAQQIAEKKAQRENEIQELCRVLNNELKRAGIKAEVTGRSKHFYSIYRKMVDQRKNLDEIFDLRALRIITSSLRECYGALGIVHTLWTPVPGRFKDYIAMPKMNMYQSLHTTVLGQKGERIEVQIRTADMHRIAENGIAAHWLYKRGTDSEARFDERLVWLRQLLEWLQDLKDPKEFMENLKLDLFSSEVYVFTPKGKVIELPAGSTPIDFAYAIHTDIGNSCRAAKVNGRMVSLRYRLKQGDVTEIMTSKKQTPRRDWLDFVQTSRARSKIRHWLRVHEKIEEEPEEREEEAPRIQKQPDVQRKATSRDNVDVGIGDVSHMLTRFAKCCNPLPGDKIIGYITRSRGLSVHREGCPNVLTDDPARLLTVNWGGKIQASYPAGIRVKGTDRPHLLADILASIRELNVNINAANAYIRKDGSAVCDFVIEVTDQSQLNSIIYTIRKVDGVYSVKRSAVAGGV; the protein is encoded by the coding sequence ATGAACGAACTCGCCGCAATTCTGAAAGATTCGAAAAAATTCAGCCGGAGAAACGATCTCAAGCTGATCGAACGGGCATATACGTACGCCGCGAAAGCACACGAAGGACAAATGCGGCTGTCGGGCGACCCTTTCATGAGCCACTGCATCAAGGTCGCCGAGACACTTACTTCCCTCAGACTCGATTCGACCACCATCGCAGCCGGGCTGCTTCATGATGTGCTCGAAGATACCCCCCACACCAAAGAGGAGCTCGAAGAGGAATTCGGCGAAGAGGTAGCACGCCTCGTGGAGGGCGTTACTCACATCGGCCGGATCAAATTCAAGAGCAGCGAGGAGCATCAGGCGGAAAATATCCGGAAAATGCTCATTGCAATGGCGAAGGATGTCCGCATCATCCTGATAAAACTTGCCGACCGCCTGCACAACATGCAGACGCTCAAGTACCTTCCGAAAGACAAAATCCAGTCCATATCGACCGAGACCCTGCAGATATACGCTCCGCTGGCGCATCGGCTCGGCATAGCGAAAATCCGCTCTGAGCTCGAAGATCTCTCGCTGCATTACCTGCAGCCGGAAACATACTATGAGCTGGCCCAACAGATCGCGGAGAAAAAAGCCCAACGCGAAAACGAAATACAGGAATTATGCCGGGTCCTCAACAATGAATTGAAGCGAGCGGGAATAAAAGCGGAAGTGACCGGCCGTTCAAAGCACTTCTACAGCATTTATCGGAAAATGGTGGACCAGCGCAAGAATCTGGACGAGATTTTCGATCTTCGGGCGCTTCGAATCATCACCTCCAGTTTGCGCGAATGTTACGGCGCCCTCGGTATCGTACACACGTTATGGACGCCGGTCCCGGGTCGATTCAAGGATTACATCGCGATGCCCAAGATGAACATGTACCAGTCGCTGCACACGACGGTGCTCGGTCAGAAGGGCGAGCGCATCGAGGTGCAGATCCGGACGGCCGACATGCATCGGATTGCGGAGAATGGGATTGCGGCTCATTGGCTTTACAAGCGAGGGACAGACTCGGAGGCTCGTTTTGACGAACGCCTGGTATGGCTGAGGCAGTTGCTCGAATGGCTCCAGGACCTGAAGGATCCAAAAGAGTTCATGGAGAACCTCAAGCTCGATCTGTTCTCCAGCGAGGTGTATGTCTTCACTCCAAAAGGAAAAGTCATCGAACTGCCCGCCGGATCGACCCCGATCGATTTCGCTTATGCCATTCATACCGATATCGGCAACTCGTGCCGCGCCGCGAAAGTGAACGGGCGAATGGTTTCTCTCAGGTATCGCCTCAAACAGGGCGATGTCACCGAGATCATGACCTCAAAGAAACAGACGCCAAGGCGCGATTGGCTCGATTTCGTGCAGACCTCCAGAGCCCGCAGCAAGATCAGGCACTGGCTCAGGGTTCATGAAAAAATCGAAGAGGAACCCGAGGAGAGAGAAGAAGAGGCGCCGCGCATCCAGAAGCAGCCGGATGTCCAGCGAAAAGCGACGTCCCGCGACAACGTCGACGTGGGAATAGGCGATGTGTCGCACATGCTTACGCGTTTTGCGAAGTGCTGCAATCCACTGCCCGGCGACAAGATCATCGGCTACATAACTCGCTCGCGCGGTCTTTCGGTGCACCGTGAGGGTTGCCCGAACGTGTTGACCGACGATCCCGCCCGCTTGCTGACCGTGAATTGGGGAGGAAAGATCCAGGCCAGTTATCCCGCCGGAATCAGGGTGAAGGGTACCGACCGCCCGCATCTGCTTGCCGATATCCTCGCCTCGATTCGCGAGTTGAATGTCAACATCAACGCCGCAA